One Nitrosomonas sp. PY1 DNA window includes the following coding sequences:
- a CDS encoding CheR family methyltransferase has protein sequence MSADREIVDNNEREYAFTQQDFECIKKLIYQHAGISLSSSKQNMVYSRLARRVRANGLRSFKDYLSFLEKGNAEEWEAFTNALTTNLTAFFREQHHFPIFEKHLEQRKNQKKIQLWCSASSTGEEPYSMAMAVTNAFKSMTPPVHILATDLDTNVLAKAQLGIYPLDRLEKIPKEKLRQFFLKGKGHHAGLARVRPELRNMVTFRQLNLLDEVWPIRGPFDAIFCRNVMIYFDKQTQYKILKKFVPLLAPDGLLFAGHSESFQHASDLFRLREKTVYELVHK, from the coding sequence ATGAGTGCGGACAGAGAGATTGTTGATAATAATGAGCGAGAATATGCTTTTACTCAGCAGGATTTCGAGTGCATTAAGAAGCTTATTTATCAACACGCAGGAATCTCGTTATCATCGAGTAAGCAGAATATGGTTTATAGTCGTCTTGCACGACGAGTTCGCGCAAATGGCTTAAGGAGCTTTAAAGACTATTTAAGCTTTTTGGAGAAAGGCAATGCTGAAGAATGGGAGGCATTTACGAATGCGTTAACAACTAATTTAACGGCTTTTTTCCGTGAACAACATCATTTTCCTATCTTTGAGAAGCATCTAGAACAGCGTAAAAATCAGAAGAAGATACAGCTTTGGTGTAGTGCATCTTCAACAGGTGAAGAGCCTTATTCAATGGCTATGGCAGTGACTAACGCGTTTAAATCCATGACTCCGCCGGTACATATTTTGGCCACCGACTTAGATACCAATGTGCTCGCAAAAGCTCAGCTTGGAATTTACCCATTAGATCGGTTGGAAAAAATTCCCAAAGAAAAACTTCGTCAATTTTTTTTGAAAGGCAAAGGCCATCATGCCGGACTAGCTAGGGTTCGTCCAGAGTTACGCAATATGGTCACATTCCGGCAATTAAATTTACTGGATGAAGTTTGGCCAATTCGTGGCCCTTTTGATGCGATATTTTGTCGTAATGTGATGATTTATTTTGATAAACAGACGCAGTATAAAATCCTGAAGAAATTTGTTCCGTTGTTAGCACCCGACGGATTGCTATTTGCCGGGCATTCGGAAAGTTTTCAGCATGCATCTGATTTGTTTAGGTTGCGCGAGAAAACAGTGTACGAATTAGTTCATAAATGA
- a CDS encoding response regulator, giving the protein MTKTILTVDDSASIRQMVVFTLKGAGYEVIQAVDGEDALAKANQHTVNLVLTDINMPRMDGLKLLALLRKLSNYKTIPILMLTTECSDDIKAKGRAAGATGWLVKPFDPKRLLEVIAKVIE; this is encoded by the coding sequence ATGACCAAAACAATTCTTACGGTCGATGATTCTGCATCTATCAGGCAAATGGTTGTTTTTACGCTTAAAGGTGCGGGTTATGAAGTAATTCAAGCAGTTGATGGTGAGGATGCGCTTGCAAAGGCGAATCAGCACACTGTTAATCTAGTGCTAACCGATATCAATATGCCGCGAATGGATGGTTTGAAACTTTTAGCGTTGCTACGGAAATTATCCAACTATAAGACGATACCTATTTTGATGCTCACAACAGAATGCAGTGATGACATTAAGGCCAAAGGCAGGGCTGCTGGTGCTACTGGTTGGTTGGTCAAACCATTTGATCCGAAGAGATTACTCGAAGTGATTGCTAAAGTTATTGAGTAA
- the cheD gene encoding chemoreceptor glutamine deamidase CheD: MAQTPVGQVATNFYFDRNFDIEAVKLLPGEYFVTDKDMMLVTVLGSCVAACIRDHRSGIGGMNHFMLPDAGGDSNNPLNASARYGTYAMEILINQLLKLGAQRSNLEAKLFGGGNVIEGMTVTNIGQQNADFVLNFLKVEKIKVIARDLVDIFPRKVYFFPKSGKVMVKKLRNIRNIEISVRESAYKQALNKVNMGGGEIELFLK; encoded by the coding sequence ATGGCTCAAACTCCTGTTGGTCAGGTTGCGACTAATTTTTATTTTGATAGAAACTTTGACATTGAAGCGGTTAAGCTGCTACCCGGTGAATATTTTGTAACCGACAAAGATATGATGTTGGTCACAGTTCTTGGGTCATGTGTGGCGGCTTGTATCCGAGATCATCGCAGCGGAATTGGTGGGATGAACCACTTTATGTTACCGGATGCTGGGGGAGACTCTAATAATCCGCTCAATGCATCAGCCCGTTATGGCACTTATGCAATGGAAATACTAATTAATCAACTTCTAAAGCTAGGCGCCCAGCGATCGAATCTTGAAGCGAAGCTGTTTGGCGGTGGAAATGTCATCGAGGGTATGACCGTTACTAATATTGGCCAGCAAAATGCAGATTTCGTCTTGAATTTTCTTAAAGTAGAGAAAATAAAGGTGATAGCGCGGGATTTGGTCGATATATTTCCACGCAAAGTCTATTTTTTTCCAAAAAGTGGTAAGGTAATGGTAAAAAAACTGAGAAATATCCGTAATATCGAAATTTCGGTGCGCGAGAGTGCTTATAAACAAGCTTTGAATAAGGTAAATATGGGTGGTGGAGAAATTGAATTGTTTCTTAAGTGA
- the cheA gene encoding chemotaxis protein CheA, translating to MSDDLEQFYEIFFEESSELLADMEACLLRLNANSPDLEDLNAIFRAAHSIKGGAGTFGFVDITETTHMLESLLDKLRKGELEVRSEMIDAFLKAGDVIKNQLAGHRGEGAADPAEVAMVLDELKKLSDETQLSSNKESFSAEGKTDASIEGSRAVENVTAVIENKLKHVYSIEFSKFGLNEAILENLFNNLRLLGALEDEARNNDDHLCRLKLATENSEEDIWETLAFVVDPEKLKIESEASSNINENVHREKEIVALPRPDVPVDPQKNDFSEIVEKSLLHPNTGQPQTEKTTTKTNVSATSNEASSIRVSIEKVDQMINLVGELVITQAMLAQTASQFDPIVFEKLHSSMNQLERNTRDLQESVMSIRMMPISFVFSRYPRVVRDLASKMNKQVVLKTVGENTELDKGLIEKIADPLTHLVRNSLDHGIERPENRRAAGKPMQGTITLRAFHQGGSIVIEVSDDGAGLNRTKILAKARERGLSIHDGMTDQEVWQLIFEAGFSTAETITDVSGRGVGMDVVKRNIQSLGGRIDIESSFGAGTRISIRLPLTLAILDGLSVAAGDQMFIIPLNYIIESLQPTAADIKTVSGNGRVVQVRGEYLPVIALHEIFNLHPNVASVHDGILVILEAEGRKAALFVDHLVGQHQVVIKSLETNYRRVKGVSGATIMGDGKVALILDTAALVMASQQEMV from the coding sequence ATGAGTGATGATCTTGAACAATTCTATGAAATATTTTTTGAAGAATCTTCAGAATTACTTGCGGATATGGAAGCCTGTTTGCTCAGGTTAAATGCTAATTCGCCTGATCTCGAAGATTTAAACGCGATATTTCGTGCTGCACACTCTATCAAAGGCGGAGCAGGAACATTTGGTTTTGTCGATATAACGGAGACAACGCATATGCTGGAATCATTGCTCGATAAATTGCGTAAAGGTGAGCTTGAGGTACGCAGTGAAATGATTGATGCTTTTCTTAAAGCGGGAGATGTGATTAAAAATCAGCTCGCGGGGCATCGTGGTGAAGGCGCGGCAGATCCTGCTGAAGTAGCTATGGTTTTGGATGAATTGAAAAAACTAAGCGATGAAACGCAACTATCATCGAATAAGGAATCCTTCAGTGCTGAGGGTAAAACTGATGCTTCTATTGAAGGCTCTCGAGCTGTCGAGAATGTCACTGCGGTAATAGAAAATAAACTAAAGCATGTTTATAGTATAGAGTTTTCAAAATTTGGTTTAAATGAGGCCATATTAGAGAATTTATTTAATAATCTTCGGTTATTGGGTGCTCTTGAAGACGAAGCTAGGAATAATGATGACCATTTGTGCAGACTAAAGCTGGCTACCGAAAATAGTGAAGAGGATATTTGGGAGACTCTGGCTTTTGTTGTAGATCCCGAGAAATTAAAAATTGAATCTGAGGCATCAAGTAATATCAATGAAAATGTGCATAGAGAAAAAGAAATTGTGGCTTTACCCCGTCCAGACGTACCTGTAGATCCTCAAAAGAATGATTTCTCGGAAATAGTAGAAAAGTCATTACTCCATCCGAATACAGGCCAACCTCAAACGGAAAAAACGACTACCAAAACTAATGTATCTGCTACATCGAATGAAGCTTCTTCAATTCGAGTAAGTATCGAGAAAGTGGATCAGATGATCAATCTGGTTGGGGAATTGGTGATTACACAAGCGATGCTGGCTCAGACAGCTTCTCAATTTGATCCGATTGTTTTTGAGAAATTACACAGTAGTATGAACCAATTGGAGCGAAATACTCGTGATTTACAAGAATCTGTGATGTCGATTCGCATGATGCCAATTAGCTTTGTATTCAGTCGATATCCTCGTGTGGTGCGTGACTTGGCTTCAAAAATGAATAAGCAAGTGGTATTAAAAACAGTCGGTGAAAATACCGAACTTGATAAAGGACTCATCGAGAAGATTGCTGACCCCCTGACACATTTAGTTAGAAACAGCTTAGACCATGGAATCGAGCGGCCTGAAAATCGTAGAGCCGCAGGTAAGCCGATGCAAGGTACGATTACGTTGCGTGCGTTTCATCAAGGAGGCAGTATTGTGATCGAAGTTAGCGATGACGGTGCGGGTCTTAATCGAACAAAAATTCTTGCCAAAGCTCGGGAGCGTGGATTGTCAATTCATGATGGCATGACCGACCAAGAAGTTTGGCAGTTGATTTTTGAAGCAGGATTTTCTACTGCTGAAACTATCACGGATGTTTCCGGCCGAGGTGTCGGAATGGATGTGGTGAAGCGTAATATTCAAAGCTTAGGCGGGCGAATTGATATCGAATCTTCGTTTGGTGCTGGTACGCGGATATCCATTCGTTTGCCATTGACACTGGCAATATTGGATGGATTGTCTGTTGCAGCCGGCGATCAAATGTTTATCATACCGCTCAATTATATTATCGAGTCATTACAACCGACTGCTGCCGATATCAAAACCGTCAGCGGCAATGGCAGAGTTGTGCAAGTGCGCGGAGAGTATCTCCCTGTCATAGCTTTGCATGAGATTTTTAATCTACATCCTAACGTTGCTTCAGTACACGATGGTATTTTGGTTATCCTGGAAGCAGAAGGTCGCAAGGCGGCACTGTTTGTCGATCATTTGGTTGGTCAACACCAAGTCGTCATCAAGAGTCTTGAAACTAATTATCGTCGAGTTAAAGGCGTATCGGGTGCAACGATTATGGGTGACGGAAAAGTTGCACTCATTCTCGATACAGCAGCTTTAGTAATGGCATCACAGCAAGAAATGGTGTGA
- a CDS encoding chemotaxis response regulator protein-glutamate methylesterase: MNKIKVLVVDDSALIRKLLAEIINNESDMEVIGAAADPLIAREMIREKNPDVLTLDVEMPRMDGIDFLEKLMRLRPMPVVMVSTLTEKGSEVTFRALELGAVDFVSKPKIGIVDGLKEYSSEITNKIRIAKAARIKKYTAITATQSNAADVVLSSLSNRIVSTEKLIIVGASTGGTEAIKNFLIQMPPDSPAILITQHMPEGFTKSFANRLNSLCKISVTEARSEERVLPGHAFIAPGHSHLLLKRSGANYITELNQGEPVNRHRPSVDVLFRSAANCAGKNAIGVIMTGMGRDGASGMLEMHNAGAYNFAQDEASCVVFGMPKEAIAAGGVDEVVPLKDIARSVLSKLSSMGTRTNRV, encoded by the coding sequence ATGAACAAAATTAAAGTCTTGGTTGTTGACGATTCTGCATTAATACGTAAACTACTTGCCGAGATAATCAATAATGAATCCGATATGGAAGTTATTGGTGCTGCTGCTGATCCGCTCATAGCACGCGAGATGATTCGTGAGAAAAATCCTGACGTGCTGACACTGGATGTCGAGATGCCTCGTATGGATGGCATTGATTTTCTAGAAAAATTGATGCGCCTTCGACCGATGCCGGTGGTAATGGTATCCACCCTGACCGAGAAAGGATCCGAAGTAACTTTTCGCGCTCTGGAACTCGGGGCAGTGGATTTCGTATCAAAACCTAAAATTGGCATTGTGGATGGGCTTAAAGAATATAGTAGTGAAATTACCAATAAAATTCGTATTGCAAAAGCTGCACGAATAAAAAAGTATACTGCGATTACAGCAACTCAGAGCAATGCCGCGGATGTGGTTTTGTCATCATTGTCCAATCGCATCGTCTCAACGGAGAAATTGATCATTGTTGGGGCTTCTACTGGAGGCACGGAAGCAATTAAAAATTTTCTTATACAAATGCCTCCTGACTCTCCGGCAATCTTAATTACGCAGCATATGCCAGAAGGCTTCACGAAATCCTTTGCTAATCGGTTGAATAGCCTTTGCAAGATATCAGTGACAGAAGCGCGTAGCGAAGAACGAGTTCTACCGGGGCATGCATTTATTGCGCCAGGACACTCGCATTTACTATTGAAACGTAGCGGTGCAAATTATATTACCGAATTGAATCAAGGTGAGCCGGTGAATCGACACCGTCCATCGGTTGATGTACTATTTCGCTCAGCGGCGAATTGTGCGGGTAAGAATGCGATTGGTGTTATTATGACGGGCATGGGAAGAGATGGTGCGTCTGGAATGTTAGAAATGCACAATGCCGGCGCCTATAATTTTGCCCAAGATGAGGCTAGTTGTGTGGTTTTCGGGATGCCAAAAGAAGCGATTGCGGCTGGAGGGGTCGATGAAGTTGTACCGCTAAAAGATATTGCCAGAAGCGTGCTGTCGAAGTTATCTTCTATGGGGACCCGTACCAATCGCGTATAG